One genomic window of Branchiostoma lanceolatum isolate klBraLanc5 chromosome 5, klBraLanc5.hap2, whole genome shotgun sequence includes the following:
- the LOC136435226 gene encoding ankyrin repeat and SOCS box protein 8-like gives MENEEVDKDSRPVKEYFVAAVRTGNGVVMEELLSNGMSVLDMGEIDGMCCEEHLTISGHSEALEVVLKHSPVKTWISEYHQILKKHNSREYLIWQKKNSCRPEMTTMNHELANRKAAMFAAIRYNQPACLDLILTHGVDFRARDFVINKGVQQHMATVHLAAALGMSDCIDVLMRHETRAYADKSNRVSGMRFYRKTRDMNGKSCWKTPMIFAAEYGHHETISRLKKHNISIDGTNKYNHLSSCIRFGAVDTIFVLCQHGATCYSKPTDQFTPEGPLHHAIKTGNIRIVDVMLRTLGTVDFRPMITDKTDAQVAELLRKMSSAPRTLSHLCRHVIRGMLGEKRCYFGVELLPLPNRLKSFVRLVESSIVGGERSAFWEAPSGGAGQGSPGMEATFEFLQHALAHSIW, from the exons ATGGAGAACGAAGAAGTCGATAAGGACTCCCGGCCAGTGAAGGAATACTTCGTAGCCGCCGTCAGGACCGGGAACGGGGTCGTGATGGAAGAGCTTCTGAGCAATGGGATGTCTG TTTTAGACATGGGGGAAATCGACGGGATGTGCTGTGAGGAACACCTGACGATCTCCGGACACAGTGAAGCTCTGGAAGTCGTCCTGAAACATTCTCCTGTTAAAACGTGGATCAGCGAGTACCACCAGATACTGAAGAAAC ACAATTCGCGGGAATACTTGATCTGGCAGAAGAAGAACAGCTGCCGCCCGGAGATGACGACCATGAACCACGAACTGGCCAACAggaaggccgccatgtttgctGCCATTCGGTACAACCAGCCGGCCTGCCTCGATCTCATCCTCACACACGGGGTGGACTTCCGAGCCAGGGACTTCGTCATCAACAAAGGGGTGCAGCAGCACATGGCCACCGTGCACCTGGCAGCGGCACTGG GTATGTCGGACTGTATCGACGTCCTGATGCGACACGAGACGAGAGCCTATGCGGACAAGTCCAACCGGGTGTCTGGGATGCGGTTCTACAGAAAAACACGTGACATGAACGGCAAGAGCTGCTGGAAAACACCGATGATCTTCGCAGCAGAGTACGGGCACCACGAGACCATATCCCGACTGAAGAAACACAACATCAGCATAGACGGGACTAACAAGTACAACCATTTGAGCTCTTGCATTAGGTTTGGAGCTGTTGACACCATATTTGTCTTATGTCAACATGGCGCTACATGCTACTCAAAACCCACTGATCAGTTCACCCCCGAAGGTCCCCTGCACCACGCCATCAAGACAGGGAATATCCGTATAGTCGACGTCATGCTCAGAACGCTGGGAACGGTGGACTTCAGGCCGATGATTACCGACAAGACGGACGCGCAGGTGGCAGAGTTGCTGAGGAAAATGTCGTCTGCACCGAGAACACTGAGTCATCTCTGTCGGCACGTGATCAGAGGAATGCTGGGAGAAAAGAGATGCTACTTTGGGGTGGAGCTGTTACCACTCCCCAATAGACTGAAGAGTTTCGTCAGATTAGTAGAGAGTAGTATAGTAGGGGGAGAACGTAGCGCATTTTGGGAGGCGCCATCGGGAGgtgcaggtcaggggtcaccagGCATGGAAGCCACCTTCGAATTCCTACAACATGCCCTTGCACATTCAATTTGGTAG